In the Syntrophus aciditrophicus SB genome, AAACAGGGGAGCGGCTTCGACGAAAGATGTTGTTCCGTTACGGTCTGTTGTCTTTTCTGCTTCTAATTCTTGGCACCAGCTCGGCAAGCAACGTGGCGGTACTGTTTGGGATTATCGTCATCCTCTTCGCGCAGCGGCGAATTGGGCTGATGATGTTTATCATGTATGCTTCAATCCTTCTCTTTTTTCTTGGTGGAGGGATGGAACCACTGAAGGATTTTTTATTTCCCGGGAAAACGAATCAAGGGATAGAAACGCTTGGCGGTCGGACGATTGCTTGGACTTATTATGCTGAAAGAATAGCGAATAGTCCGATCTGGGGGTATGGGCTTGGGGTCGTACCCTCCGGTAAAGGGACGGTATTTGAGGCTTATTCAAAAGGTGGAGTGGGGGCTGCATATTCTCATAATTTTGTACTTTCAATCTTGATCGGGACGGGGGTTCTGGGACTTTTTGTTTTTATTATCTTCCCGTTAAAGCTGGTGCGAGAAATGATGCGGTCTCTGAGAAGAAAGATCCAAGGTGCGACAGGAGTGCTGGGGGCGATGGCGGCAGGTTTTGTAAACAGCCTTGCTATGCCGATGATCGCCGACCGGTGGGTTACGGCAAGTTTTGCCTTTTTCTCGATACTGGCATTGTTTATCCTTCACGTATATCCTCACAGTTCTCGATCTTCCAAACAATCTTTGGCTGAATTCTCAAAACAGACCTAAATTATTATGCATCTCAACAAAAACTCTCACTTTGAACCACCGACTGGGTAAACACTCTTGCATATTGCGTATATCGGCAGATCTTTTCTGGATTATAGGGTGCCAGTATTCGATGTGCTCAATCGAATGACGAATGGGGAGCTCCACGTCATTTATGGGAAGGAAGTTACTCCTTGTCGAGTTCAGAAAAAAATTTCCGCAGTTCTTGGGTCTCAGGGGATCGGGCTTGAGGGTGAAAAGAGAATAGGGCCAAAAGTGTTGAGCGGGTATGCGAATGAAACATTGCGAATTGTTTATCAGCCGGGTGCACTGTCAGCGCTGAAAAGGATAAAGCCTGATGTAGTCGTTGGGGATGGTTTCTTTCAATGGACAGCTTTCGCGTTAGCTTACAGGATTCTGTATGGCATCCCTCTTGTGGTTTGTTATGAGCGGACTGCATACACGGAAAGAAAAGCTCAATGGTATCGAAGTGTATATCGAAACTTAGTGCTTAAATTTGTTGGGGCGATGTCCTGCAACGGAAAGCTGTCGAAAGAATACGCTCAATCGCTCGGGATGGATAGCAGAAGAATAACTACGGGGCACATGGTAGCTGATACAGATAACTTAAAGCAGCGGACAGCTGAGATCAGCAATGCACAATGCCAGGATTTGCGGGCATCCTGGGGAGCACCGAAGATGGTGTTTCTTTCAGTAGGTCGCTTGGTTGCACTAAAGGGATTCAGCCACCTGCTGGAAGGATGGTCAAAATTTTCGGGAGCTTACGACGGGACAAGTGCTCTTGTAATTGTAGGTTCAGGCCCTGAGTATGCCGCGCTTCATGAACTGATCAAACGTATGACACTGAAATCCGTACATTTGGTTGGTGATGTGGATTACGATCAGATTGCAACCTATTACGCTTCTGCAGATATCTTCGTCATGCCGACCTTGGAGGATAATTGGAGCCTTGTGGTGCCCGAAGCCATGGCGTGCGGTTTGCCGGTTATCTGCTCAATTTACAATGGGTGTTGGCCGGAGCTGGTGCAGGAGGGCCGTAACGGATGGGTTTTCGATCCTCTGCAGCGGGACAGCATCGTTCGAACTTTGACAAAGGCCCTGAGCAGTGTGGACGACTTGCCACGGATGGGCTCCGAATCACGTTCAATTGTCGCGAATCATACACCTGAACATGCCGCCAAGGCCATATGGGATGCATGCAAAATTGCACTGGGAACAAAGCACTTGTAAGGTGAAGCCTGCCGGCGCCATGTATACGAATTGGTTGGAAAAGCGACTCTACCAGGGAGTCTTTTATAAGATAAACCTGTTCAACAAGGGAATATCTGAGGAAATGCTTGCGACCTATTACGGAAGGGATCTTTTAACTCAGAATCAAATAGCAGAAATCCAAAATGAAAAGCTAAGAGAATTCTTGAAGTATTGTAATGACAACTCTCCCTATTACCACAAACAGATTCAAGAACATTCCGTGAATCTGAGAGCCGAAGACATGTTTGCGGAACTTCGAAAGATTCCATCCATAAGTAAAATGGAAATTACCCGGAATTTGGAAAGCATCTTTTCTAGAGAATATGTGGGAAGAAAAGGTTTGATTGCAAAGTTTACGGGAGGATCGACGGGGACTCCGTTGGAAATCTGGGGGAATCATGACGATTATCGCGAAAATAATGTAATCATAGCCAGGCAGAGACGATGGGTAAACTGGGTGGGAGGAATGAAAACGATGACTTTGTTTGGCGGATCTGTCGATCTACCAAGCAGTCTTCGGCGCATTACGAAAAGGGTTCTCATCAACGATACCATATTGAACATAATGGACCGGTCGAATACCGATTTTTCGTCAATTGTAGCCGTTATTCGAAAGAAGACCCCTCACGCTTTAATAGCATATTTCAGCATACTCAAAGAATTGTCTCAGGTTTGTGAATGTGAAAAGCGGCCATTATCGGGTATCAACGTTGCCATTGCCTGTGCGGAACCGATAGAGGAACGTGCACGACGACATGCTGAACAATGGCTTAATGCACCGATCTACTTTCAGTATGGCACCAGAGAAACCGGAACCTTCGCACAGGAATGCAGAGCGCAGAATGGTTATCATTATGCACAGGATATAATCTTTTGCGAGGTTCTTGACGATGACGACAATCCTTGTGAGTTCGGTAATCTGGTGATTACGTGGTTCGCAAACAAGGTCGTGCCACTCGTTCGTTACAAAATCGGTGATTCCGCTTCCATCGTGACTGAAGCCTGTGCATGTGGGTTGCCCTACCACAGGATCGATAGAATAGAAGGGCGCATGGCTTCCATGATCATAACGCCTGACAATCGCAGGATCACATCTCTTATATTCCCACACTTGTTGAAAGATTATGACTGGATCATTGAATATCAGGCTGAACAAACTGCGAAAGACCACATTGTCATAAGAATAAGAACCAATAGGAAAAGCAGTATTTCGGATGCGTTAGAAGACATCAAAAAGAAATTCAATGAACTGCTTGGTAGAGACATATGTTTGGAATTCAAGATAAATGAAGATTTCCTCAAAGTTCCCACTGGAAAGCACCTATACTTTGTATCCCATCTGAATTCGATTCCGGGATGCACAGAGTAATGACTGCCGTCCCTGAAAATCAAAAAATCAAGATCTGACCCTGAAATTTCATGTCCTCCTTCATGAAAATCCTTTTCGTTCATAACGACTATGCCAAGCCAAGCGGTGAAGAGCATGCGGTTCAGAACATTGCCGGCCTTCTGACGTCTCACGGTCATCAGATTTCCTGGCTGAGAACCAGCTCCGACGTCATTGGGGATTCTGCATCTCAAAAGATAAAGGCTTTCTTTTCGGGAATTTACAGCACAGATTCCCGAAGGCGAATGGAAAGTCTTCTGGACCAGGGGAAATATGATCTCGTTCAGGTACAGAACCTCTATCCGTTTCTTTCACCTTCTGTCCTTGCACCTTGCCGGACCCGTGGGATTCCCATAGTCATGCGCTGTCCAAATTATCGGTTGTTCTGTCCCAATGGATTGCACTTATCGCACGGCCAGGTGTGCGAGCGCTGCGTGGGCGGCCGGGAATGGCAATGCATTCTTCGAAACTGCCTTGACGGCCGATTGAAAAGTGCCGGTTACGCGGTTCGGAATGCGTTTGCAAGAATGACCAGGATGATTCTCGACAATGTCACGATATTCGTTGTCCTTTCGGAGTTTCAGAAACGGCGCTTCATGGATGCGGGTATTCCGGCTGAACGAATTGAAATCCTGCCGAATATTGCGCCGAAAATGGATGGGAATGTCGACGAAAATGATGAGAGTGACGCCATTTCTTTTGTTGGAAGAGTGAGCCCCGAGAAAGGCATTCTGGAGTTTCTCGATGCCGCCCGCAAGCTTCCCCGGAATCGGTTCGTTGTTGCCGGCAGTACGGATGCCATGCCGGAAGTCACAAGACTGGCTCCCGCCAATGTTGAATTTACTGGGTTTTTGCGGGGGAAGGATCTGGATGACATATTCTACAGGAGCAGGCTGCTTGTTTTCCCCAGTCTCTGGTTTGAAGGGTTCCCGAATGTGGTGGCCCAGGCGATGGCCTGCGGCAAACCCGTGGTCGCCATGAAAATCGGGGCTCTGGCGGAGATCGTGGAAGATGGGAAGACAGGTCTGCTGTGTGATCTGGAAGACAGGGATGAACTGGCTCAGAAGATCGATTTTCTGTGGAACAGGCCGGATCTTTGCCGGGAAATGGGAAAGGCCGGTCGAGAGAAAGCCCTGGCTGAGTATTCCGAAGAAAAGTTCTATTCCCGCCTGATGAAAATTTACGAGAAAGCCCTGAAGCGCTGATGGCACAAACCGGCACCCAGAGCTTGTTCGGCTATCGCATCAGCAACCGCGGCCTGAGTGGGGATATCGAGTTTGCCTCTCAAGCCCTTCTGGGAAGATCGCGGCCTTTCGTCGTAGCCTGTGCAAATCCTCATTCGCTGGTTGTGGCTTCGCGGGATTCGGAATTCCGGGATGCGCTGCAGGATGCGGATCTGTTGCTGCCCGATGGTTCCGGCATGATTCTGGCCGCGAGCATTCTGAAATTGCCCCTGCGGCAGAAAGTGGCGGGTTTCGATTTTTTTTACAATTTCTGCAACGCCGCCGCCGGCCAGAGCGGGCAAATCCGATTTTTTTTCCTCGGGGCATCGCCGTTTGTCCTGGAGCGTATCGTCTCCAGACTGAATACTGAGTTTCCTTCCATTTTCGTTTCCGGCACCTATTCACCTCCTTTCAAAGACTTGTTTACGGCACAGGACAATGCAGCCATGATCGAGGCCATCAACCGATCCGAAGCGGATGTCCTGTGGGTGGGCATGACCGCGCCCAAGCAGGAAAAGTGGATCCGGCAGAATAGAGACCGTTTGAATGTGCGGCTTGCCTGTGCTGTCGGGGCGGTTTTTGACTTTTATGCAGGCACGAAAAAGAGGTCGTCTCCTTTCTGGCTGAAACTCGGTCTTGAATGGCTGCCCCGCTTGCTGAAAGAACCGGTAAGGCTCTGGGAAAGGAATTTTAAATCGACTCCTGTCTTTCTCTCCTGGGTCGCAAGAGAAAAAATCCGCCAGATCGGGCGGAAAAACCCGGATTGAAAGCTTCAATCCGAGAAAGCATCTCATGCCAATGAATGAAATTCTGACTTTCCTGAAAAGCGTCAAGCCGGCAAGCTGGCTGAAAGGAATTCTCTATAGCCTTCTCATCGTCCTGATCTACCGGTCCAGTCTCCAGTGGCTGATCCTTCGCGACTGGCCGAGGGAAGACTATTCTTACGCCTGCCTCATCCCCCTGGTTGTCCTCTATCTGCTTTGGGAAAAGAGAAGCGAGCTGATATCAACGCCTTCAACGCCATCCTGGATGGGGCTGTTCCCTCTGGGCGTGGGATTGGTCCTGTTCTGGCTGGGCGAACTGGGGGGCGAGTTTTTTGCCCAGTATATTTCCCTGTGGCTTGTGATCGTCGGCGTGTGCTGGATGCATCTGGGCTGGCGGAAGCTGAAGACCGTCGGTTTTGCCTTCATCATGATGCTGGCCATGTTTCCGTTCCCCTATTTCATCAACGCGAAGATCTCCCTGACCCTGAAGCTCCTTTCCTCCCAGCTTGGCGTCTGGATGCTGCAACTTTACGGGATGTCGGCCTATCGGGAAGGGAACGTCATCGATCTCGGCTTTACGCAGTTGCAGGTCGTCGATGCCTGCAGCGGCCTGCGCTATCTTTTCCCGCTGATGATCCTGAGCCTCATCGTGGCTTACTGGTTCAAGGGCCGTTTCTGGAAAAAGGCGGTTCTTTTCCTCTCGTCCATTCCCATCGCCATTGTTGTGAACAGCTTCCGGATTGCCCTGACGGGGGTGCTGTACAGTTTCTGGGGGCCTGCCGTGGCGGAGGGATTCTTTCATGGATTTTCGGGCTGGCTGATTTTTCTGTTCACCACGGCAATCCTGCTGGCAGAAATGTGGGTGTTGAAGAAGATCGGGAAAGGGATGGAGAAGGACGAGGAATCCATACGATCAGAGGTTGGCCAGGCGGCGGATAATGCGGCAGGGGCCTCGGTTGGCTGGAGCCGCTCTTTCCTTCAGCCCCAGTTTATCGCCGTGGGAGTGGTTCTGGGGTTGACGCTGGGCTTGTCGCAGGGCGTGGAATTCCGGGAAAAGATACCCATCAAGCAGTCTCTCGATCAATTTCCTCTTCAGGTGGGCGAATGGAGCGGCACCCGGGAAACCATGGAACAGCAGTTTATCGATGAACTGGATTTCAGTGACTATGTCATGGTTACCTACCGGGATCGACAGAACCAGACGGTTCACTTTTACACCGCCTATTATGAAAATCAGCAGAAGGGGGAATCCATCCATTCACCCGAAAGCTGTCTGCCCGGGAGCGGATGGAAATTCAGCCGGGCGGAGGAGATCGCCCTGGCGGCTGGAAACGGCGCTTCCCTGCGGGTCAATCGAGTTGTCATGGAAAAGGAAGGAGAACGGCAGTTGGCCTATTACTGGTTCGCCCAGCGGGGCCGCGTGCTGACCAAGCTCTATCAGTTGAAGCTTTATAACTTCTGGGATGCCCTGACACGGCAGCGGACCGATGGCGCGCTGATCCGGGTGATCACACCCATTGCGGGCTCGGAAAAGCCGGAAGACGCGGACACGCGGCTTCGAGGTTTCCTGAATGAGGCCATTCCTCTGCTTCCCGAATTCATCCCCAATTGATCGATGTCCTTTTAACCCCACCTCATGCCCATCCTTTTTGCCTTCATTCTGTCCCTGATCGTCACGATCGTGCTCATCCCGGTCCTGATTTCGGGGGCAAAGCGGACTTCCGCCTACGACCTGCCCGGCGAGCGGAAGGTCCATACGCATCCCGTGCCCCGCATCGGGGGGGTGGCCATGGCCGTGGGCGCGTTTGTCCCCATCCTCCTGTATGGCAATCAGGAAGCGGCTGCCTGGCCTTTTCTGGCCGGAGCGGCCGTACTTGTGGCTTTCGGGCTGATCGACGACCTGATCGGAATGCACTGGAAAATCAAGTTCGCCGGGCAGATTATCGCCGCCCTGGTTGTGGTTCTCTATGGGGGGCTCCGGATCACCCACCTGGGATCCCTCCAGCCGGATTCCCTGGTCCTGACGGAATGGATCGGCGCTTTTCTGGCCGTGTTCGCCATCGTGGGGGTGACCAACGCGATCAACCTGGCCGACGGGCTCGATGGCCTGGCGGGCGGGCTCACTCTCCTGATGCTGCTGTGCATCGGCTTTCTCGCCTGGAAGGGTCAGGATCTGTTTATCGTTCTGGCCTGCGCGGCGCTCTCCGGGGCCATCTTCGGGTTCCTGCGGTACAATACCTATCCGGCCACCATTTTCATGGGGGACACGGGCAGCCAGCTCCTTGGATTCTCGGCAGTCTGCCTGTCTCTTGCCCTGACCCAGGGGAATAAGGCCCTGAGCCCCATCCTGCCGCTCCTCATTATCGGCGGTCCCATCCTGGATACCGTGACCGTCATGGTCTCGCGCATTGCGGAGGGGCGGTCTCCCTTCTCGGCGGACAAGGGGCACTTCCACCATCGGCTCATGGGGCTGGGCTTCTATCACACCGAGGCGGTTTTTGTCCTTTATGTCGTTCAGTCCCTGCTGGTGCTGGCAGCCTACCGGTTCCGGTTTTATTCGGAATGGCTTCTTCTCGGGGGCTACCTGGCCTTTTCCGCTCTTTTCCTGATCGTCCTGCACCGGGCTGAAGCCTCGGGCTGGAACGTCCGACAGTTTACCGGCATCGACCGGGTCAAGAGGCGCCTGCGGCAGCTGCGGGAAGGGGGGATTTTTATTCGGCTCGTCTTCGAGCCCCTGAGGATTACAATCATTTGCCTGCTGGTTCTGCTGGCTTTCCTCTCCCGGGAAATCCCCGGCTATTTCGCCCTCTTCACGGCGGCTGGGGCTGCGGTGCTCACGGGAAGCTGGTTCTTTTTCCGAAAACAGACCCCATGGATCCTGACCACGCTGCTGTACCTCTCTATCCCCTTTCTGCTCTACTTTGCCGAAACCAGTCCGGTTCCCTGGATGCAGGGGACCCTGCACTATCTTTATGAACTTTCCTTTCTGCTCGTGGCCGCTCTGGGCTTCCTGACACTGCGTCTGACCCGTCGCCGCCAGGGCTTCAGGACGAACACCATGGATTATCTGCTCCTCTTCATTACGCTGGTGCTGGTCTTTCTGCCGGAGCTGCGGAAGGCGTTCGGGCTGTTGGGGGTAAAAACGATCCTGCTGTTCTTTACCCTGGAAATTATTCTGGGCGAAATCCGGAGGCAATTTGGCAAGCTGACCCTGCTGACCGTTTTCGTCCTGAGCGTTGTCGCACTTCGAGGAATTTAACCGGGAGGTAGAAAAAGACATGAGAAAACTGTTTTCCCTGGGAATGGCTTTCCTGATCCTGGCCAGTCTGGCTGTTGCCTGCAGCGGACCGGAGGAGAAAAAAATGAAGTTCTTCAACAAGGGAAAGTCGCTCTACGAAAAAGGCGAGTTCGTCAAGGCGGGGCTGGAATTCCGCAACGCCATCCAGATCGATCCCAAATATGCCGACGCCCATTACATGCTGGGGATGGTGGAACTGCGGAAAGGCAATCTGAAGAACGCCTACGGGTCTTTCTCCAAGGCGGTGGAGCTGAACCCGAACCTGACGGACGCCCACATCCAGCTTGGAAATCTGTATCTGGCAGCCCGCCAGCCGGACAAGGCGCTGAAAAAGGCGGAAACGGTCCTGCAGTTGTCGCCCGGCAACGAGGATGCCCTGCTTCTCAAGGCGGCGGCCCTGATTGCCTTGAAGGACAGCGCCGATGCGCTGGCGATTCTGCGGGACATGCGTCAGCGGGGCGTGAAACGTCCGGAACTCTTTCTTCTGCTGGCTTCCTCTCATCTTCAGAACAACAGCATCAAAGAAGCCCAGGATGCCCTGAATACAGGGATTGCGGACAATCCCAAGGCTGTCATCCTCTATCTGACCCTGGCGGACCTGTACACGCGGGATAAGAAGATCGACGAGGCGGCGGCGACCCTCCAGAAGGTTATCGCCCTGGAGCCGAAAAACAGCCGCTACCGGCTGACCCTGGCGGGCCTTTACTGGCATGTCGGCCAAAACGACAAGGCGGTGGCGACTCTCCAGGAGGTTGTGGCAGCCGAACCCGCCAATGAAGAAGGGCGTCTGCAGGTCGGGGGATTCTACATCGCCCGCGGCCGCTTTGCCGACGCGGAGCGTGAACTGAAAGCGGGCATCCAGGCGATCCCCAAAAGCTTCAAACTGCGTTTTGCCCTGAGCGATCTTTACCTCAACACCGGAATGCCGGACCGGGCCATATCCCTTCTGAACGAGTGCCTCGCCCTGGAGAAAGATGCCGGCAACCCGCAGATTCTGCAGACGAAAAACGCCCTGGCCCGGATTCATCTGGCCCGGCAGGAAGTAAAGGAGGCGTCCCGGTATGTGGATGAAGTGATCAAGGAAAACAGCAAGGACGTGGACGCCCATTTCACGAAAGGCAACATTGCCCTGCTCAAGCGGGATGGGGCCGGCGCCGTTGCCGAGTTCCGCACCGTAACCAGTGAGAGGCCCCAGCTCATCCCCGGGCATATCCGCCTGGCGGAGGCCCACATGCTGAATAAGGAATACAACCTCGCTTCGGATACCCTGGAGAAGGCCCTGAAGGCGAATCCCCGGTCGGCGCCGCTCCTCTCGGCTCCTCTGGTGCAGGTTTACATGAAGCAGAAGAAATATGAATCCGCCCTGGCCCTGCTGGAAGAACGGATTCAGCAGAATCCGGGCGACGCCTTCGCGCTCAACCTGAGAGGGCAGGTCTACAACGCGCAGGGCGACGAGCTCAAGGCGGCGGAGTCCTATCGGCAGGCAATGGCGGTGTACGAGAAAGTCCTGCAGAAGCAGCCGGAGAATTGGGTTGCAGCCAACGATCTGGCATTTCTGCTCAGCGAATACGGCAGCAAACCCGGCGATCTGGACCGGGCGCTGGCCCTGGCCCGGAAGGCCTACGGGCGGAACGCGGAAAATCCCGCGGTGCTCGATACCCTCGGCTGGATTTATTACAAAAAGGGCGACTACCGCCAGGCCGAAGCACTGATCGTCAAGGCCATCAACAAGGCGCCTGAAAGTGTCATGCTCAATTATCACCTGGGGATGATCCAGCTCAAAACGGGTCAGGCCGAGCAGGGAAAGCAGAGGCTGAACTTTGCGGTACGCAGCGGCGATGGGTTTGCCGGCCGGCCGGATGCCCTCAAGGCATTGGGAATGCAGTGATAAATATCAAACAATTTCTTGATATATTGGACATATCGGAAGAAATGAGCTATAAATTCCAAATGTATATTGAAGGGGGACATCACATGAAGCACAGATACTTACCGCTTTTCTTGACTGTTCTGTTGATCTGCATTTTTGCATTGGCGGCTGGGCCGCTTTGGGCAGCCGGGCCGAAGGAAGCTCCTGCGGCAGCCGGAAAGGCCAAACCTGAGTCTCTGGGGCCGACTGGGGATTATGTCATCGGGCCGGGGGATGTTCTGGACATCGCGGTCTGGAAGGACGAAGCCCTGACGAAATCCGTCGTGGTCCGTCCCGACGGGAAAATCTCCTTTCCGCTGGTCGGTGAAATAGCGGCAGGGGGAATGACCACCGCCGAATTGAAGAAAGAGCTGGAGACACGGCTTGCCCGTTACGTTCCCGATGTGGATCTTTTCGTCAACGTTGCCCAGATCAACAGCATGATCGTATACGTCATCGGCAAGGTCAACAGCCCCGGGCGCCTGGTCTTGAATGCCCCCATCAATGTCCTGCAGGTTCTGGCCACCGCCGGCGGAATGAAT is a window encoding:
- a CDS encoding O-antigen ligase family protein, which codes for MEKSTDLSSDSLPERRVARKAVQTVAWVIWIAHFAFIARQKIFVRGRLDFDTVDTYAAVDVLVVFFLALVLLFSRKISQFLSIAFKSSLFWLLAYYMVCALSAIWSLRPLYSLYRSVECVIFISSLFVALSYCSSFEKAERKVLFLSLLSVFVQMGIHMRSGLVFSLGAWHTNAYSASAAVLFAYCAGEYLALGKKKLLETGERLRRKMLFRYGLLSFLLLILGTSSASNVAVLFGIIVILFAQRRIGLMMFIMYASILLFFLGGGMEPLKDFLFPGKTNQGIETLGGRTIAWTYYAERIANSPIWGYGLGVVPSGKGTVFEAYSKGGVGAAYSHNFVLSILIGTGVLGLFVFIIFPLKLVREMMRSLRRKIQGATGVLGAMAAGFVNSLAMPMIADRWVTASFAFFSILALFILHVYPHSSRSSKQSLAEFSKQT
- a CDS encoding glycosyltransferase family 4 protein, whose product is MPVFDVLNRMTNGELHVIYGKEVTPCRVQKKISAVLGSQGIGLEGEKRIGPKVLSGYANETLRIVYQPGALSALKRIKPDVVVGDGFFQWTAFALAYRILYGIPLVVCYERTAYTERKAQWYRSVYRNLVLKFVGAMSCNGKLSKEYAQSLGMDSRRITTGHMVADTDNLKQRTAEISNAQCQDLRASWGAPKMVFLSVGRLVALKGFSHLLEGWSKFSGAYDGTSALVIVGSGPEYAALHELIKRMTLKSVHLVGDVDYDQIATYYASADIFVMPTLEDNWSLVVPEAMACGLPVICSIYNGCWPELVQEGRNGWVFDPLQRDSIVRTLTKALSSVDDLPRMGSESRSIVANHTPEHAAKAIWDACKIALGTKHL
- a CDS encoding phenylacetate--CoA ligase family protein, coding for MYTNWLEKRLYQGVFYKINLFNKGISEEMLATYYGRDLLTQNQIAEIQNEKLREFLKYCNDNSPYYHKQIQEHSVNLRAEDMFAELRKIPSISKMEITRNLESIFSREYVGRKGLIAKFTGGSTGTPLEIWGNHDDYRENNVIIARQRRWVNWVGGMKTMTLFGGSVDLPSSLRRITKRVLINDTILNIMDRSNTDFSSIVAVIRKKTPHALIAYFSILKELSQVCECEKRPLSGINVAIACAEPIEERARRHAEQWLNAPIYFQYGTRETGTFAQECRAQNGYHYAQDIIFCEVLDDDDNPCEFGNLVITWFANKVVPLVRYKIGDSASIVTEACACGLPYHRIDRIEGRMASMIITPDNRRITSLIFPHLLKDYDWIIEYQAEQTAKDHIVIRIRTNRKSSISDALEDIKKKFNELLGRDICLEFKINEDFLKVPTGKHLYFVSHLNSIPGCTE
- a CDS encoding glycosyltransferase family 4 protein gives rise to the protein MKILFVHNDYAKPSGEEHAVQNIAGLLTSHGHQISWLRTSSDVIGDSASQKIKAFFSGIYSTDSRRRMESLLDQGKYDLVQVQNLYPFLSPSVLAPCRTRGIPIVMRCPNYRLFCPNGLHLSHGQVCERCVGGREWQCILRNCLDGRLKSAGYAVRNAFARMTRMILDNVTIFVVLSEFQKRRFMDAGIPAERIEILPNIAPKMDGNVDENDESDAISFVGRVSPEKGILEFLDAARKLPRNRFVVAGSTDAMPEVTRLAPANVEFTGFLRGKDLDDIFYRSRLLVFPSLWFEGFPNVVAQAMACGKPVVAMKIGALAEIVEDGKTGLLCDLEDRDELAQKIDFLWNRPDLCREMGKAGREKALAEYSEEKFYSRLMKIYEKALKR
- a CDS encoding WecB/TagA/CpsF family glycosyltransferase, which encodes MAQTGTQSLFGYRISNRGLSGDIEFASQALLGRSRPFVVACANPHSLVVASRDSEFRDALQDADLLLPDGSGMILAASILKLPLRQKVAGFDFFYNFCNAAAGQSGQIRFFFLGASPFVLERIVSRLNTEFPSIFVSGTYSPPFKDLFTAQDNAAMIEAINRSEADVLWVGMTAPKQEKWIRQNRDRLNVRLACAVGAVFDFYAGTKKRSSPFWLKLGLEWLPRLLKEPVRLWERNFKSTPVFLSWVAREKIRQIGRKNPD
- the xrtD gene encoding VPLPA-CTERM-specific exosortase XrtD, translated to MPMNEILTFLKSVKPASWLKGILYSLLIVLIYRSSLQWLILRDWPREDYSYACLIPLVVLYLLWEKRSELISTPSTPSWMGLFPLGVGLVLFWLGELGGEFFAQYISLWLVIVGVCWMHLGWRKLKTVGFAFIMMLAMFPFPYFINAKISLTLKLLSSQLGVWMLQLYGMSAYREGNVIDLGFTQLQVVDACSGLRYLFPLMILSLIVAYWFKGRFWKKAVLFLSSIPIAIVVNSFRIALTGVLYSFWGPAVAEGFFHGFSGWLIFLFTTAILLAEMWVLKKIGKGMEKDEESIRSEVGQAADNAAGASVGWSRSFLQPQFIAVGVVLGLTLGLSQGVEFREKIPIKQSLDQFPLQVGEWSGTRETMEQQFIDELDFSDYVMVTYRDRQNQTVHFYTAYYENQQKGESIHSPESCLPGSGWKFSRAEEIALAAGNGASLRVNRVVMEKEGERQLAYYWFAQRGRVLTKLYQLKLYNFWDALTRQRTDGALIRVITPIAGSEKPEDADTRLRGFLNEAIPLLPEFIPN
- a CDS encoding glycosyltransferase family 4 protein — encoded protein: MPILFAFILSLIVTIVLIPVLISGAKRTSAYDLPGERKVHTHPVPRIGGVAMAVGAFVPILLYGNQEAAAWPFLAGAAVLVAFGLIDDLIGMHWKIKFAGQIIAALVVVLYGGLRITHLGSLQPDSLVLTEWIGAFLAVFAIVGVTNAINLADGLDGLAGGLTLLMLLCIGFLAWKGQDLFIVLACAALSGAIFGFLRYNTYPATIFMGDTGSQLLGFSAVCLSLALTQGNKALSPILPLLIIGGPILDTVTVMVSRIAEGRSPFSADKGHFHHRLMGLGFYHTEAVFVLYVVQSLLVLAAYRFRFYSEWLLLGGYLAFSALFLIVLHRAEASGWNVRQFTGIDRVKRRLRQLREGGIFIRLVFEPLRITIICLLVLLAFLSREIPGYFALFTAAGAAVLTGSWFFFRKQTPWILTTLLYLSIPFLLYFAETSPVPWMQGTLHYLYELSFLLVAALGFLTLRLTRRRQGFRTNTMDYLLLFITLVLVFLPELRKAFGLLGVKTILLFFTLEIILGEIRRQFGKLTLLTVFVLSVVALRGI
- a CDS encoding tetratricopeptide repeat protein; translation: MRKLFSLGMAFLILASLAVACSGPEEKKMKFFNKGKSLYEKGEFVKAGLEFRNAIQIDPKYADAHYMLGMVELRKGNLKNAYGSFSKAVELNPNLTDAHIQLGNLYLAARQPDKALKKAETVLQLSPGNEDALLLKAAALIALKDSADALAILRDMRQRGVKRPELFLLLASSHLQNNSIKEAQDALNTGIADNPKAVILYLTLADLYTRDKKIDEAAATLQKVIALEPKNSRYRLTLAGLYWHVGQNDKAVATLQEVVAAEPANEEGRLQVGGFYIARGRFADAERELKAGIQAIPKSFKLRFALSDLYLNTGMPDRAISLLNECLALEKDAGNPQILQTKNALARIHLARQEVKEASRYVDEVIKENSKDVDAHFTKGNIALLKRDGAGAVAEFRTVTSERPQLIPGHIRLAEAHMLNKEYNLASDTLEKALKANPRSAPLLSAPLVQVYMKQKKYESALALLEERIQQNPGDAFALNLRGQVYNAQGDELKAAESYRQAMAVYEKVLQKQPENWVAANDLAFLLSEYGSKPGDLDRALALARKAYGRNAENPAVLDTLGWIYYKKGDYRQAEALIVKAINKAPESVMLNYHLGMIQLKTGQAEQGKQRLNFAVRSGDGFAGRPDALKALGMQ
- a CDS encoding polysaccharide biosynthesis/export family protein yields the protein MKHRYLPLFLTVLLICIFALAAGPLWAAGPKEAPAAAGKAKPESLGPTGDYVIGPGDVLDIAVWKDEALTKSVVVRPDGKISFPLVGEIAAGGMTTAELKKELETRLARYVPDVDLFVNVAQINSMIVYVIGKVNSPGRLVLNAPINVLQVLATAGGMNTYAKRNSIRIFRQEGLKTRIFYFNYDDVSEGKNVEKNILLQRGDVIVIP